A stretch of Pomacea canaliculata isolate SZHN2017 linkage group LG6, ASM307304v1, whole genome shotgun sequence DNA encodes these proteins:
- the LOC112567117 gene encoding uncharacterized protein LOC112567117 isoform X1 has product MGDWWETNRISHAVYNVQSRTLEGGGRTKEKAYRLHSFRPINTNRRRSMLTELPRQKSRSPRPSTPRTSRQQSSLQKQLPKLLVKQGQSSSVVTGHADWHAGLYRRGNNNANRTTKLDNKRKVNAMFQEKTFNVSTPKTKLPNLSANEGSKSTLRELPIKAYCAQIVNSSFPSIKPKPQMRLMAESIKEDFKETQGIHEQTFSEKRRRSQKKIELMRYMYYKSEINRAIYLRCCMSIPNNRFIDEPVFMNETNNYDRIMNDPYYASSLIGGHIPKPEATPAFNSCRQPHNPLVSRDVCKKPSPETQPSKPKRRRSKGLQPQPAQDTVHLGATAKQPLPPLVGPTRTNPNYWSCKPQY; this is encoded by the exons ATGGGCGACTGGTGGGAAACAAACCGCATTTCCCACGCAGTGTATAACGTTCAGTCTAGGACATTAGAAGGTGGTGgcaggacaaaagaaaaagcctACAGACTGCACAGTTTTAGACCGATCAACACAAATCGTAGACGGTCCATGTTGACGGAGCTTCCAAGACAGAAGTCACGGTCACCGAGACCTTCAACTCCTAGAACGTCGAGACAACAGTCTTCTTTGCAGAAG CAGTTACCCAAGCTCCTGGTCAAACAAGGTCAAAGTAGCTCTGTTGTGACGGGACACGCGGATTGGCATGCCGGTCTTTATCGTAGAGGTAACAACAATGCGAATAGGACAa CAAAGCTGGATAACAAACGCAAGGTGAATGCGATGTTTCAAGAAAAGACCTTCAATGTATCTACTCCTAAGACAAAGTTG CCAAATTTGTCGGCGAATGAAGGTAGCAAGTCTACATTGCGAGAACTACCGATAAAAGCTTATTGCGCACAGATCGTGAACAGTTCCTTTCCTAGCATT AAGCCAAAGCCACAGATGCGCCTTATGGCTGAAAGTATAAAAGAGGATTTTAAGGAAACACAGGGG ATTCATGAACAGACGTTCTCAGAGAAAAGACGACGaagtcaaaagaaaatagaGTTGATGAGATACATGTACTACAAGTCTGAGATCAACCGTGCTATTTATTTGAGGTGTTGCATGTCTAT ACCAAATAACAGATTCATCGATGAACCTGTTTTTATGAACGAGACAAACAACTATGACAGA ATCATGAACGACCCATATTACGCGTCTTCCTTAATAGGAGGGCATATTCCCAAGCCAGAGGCCACTCCCGCTTTTAATTCCTGTCGCCAGCCTCACAACCCTTTGGTGAGTCGTGACGTGTGCAAAAAGCCCAGCCCAGAGACCCAACCCTCTAAGCCGAAAAGACGCCGAAG CAAAGGACTTCAACCTCAACCTGCGCAAGACACAGTTCACCTCGGAGCTACTGCCAAGCAGCCTCTCCCACCATTAGTGGGTCCTACAAGAACTAATCCGAACTATTGGTCATGTAAACCACAATACTAA
- the LOC112566116 gene encoding uncharacterized protein LOC112566116 gives MNSNKESTRYFLPSEIARLVLGYLKEENYMKTYRIFLKECNHLREYEALLRSGAEYPTAIMGLTLLMMLQEYAQLKLNAVHAEHSSVAVSALWNQLESVVTTLKKQTSSCQFRLAGGETQSTRTSRLLKQARRQINGTVPCSSIVRTSSFSNFNTSRLDSTGSGSNGDIVSVLDRDTNGIPDEADDEIRMDYQVTSPRRLASASHQGFATESQQTGHALHHPLGSRVNILSPAASSSVLIAGNTTLTVSRTTISNTYTTSSTGASIVSVSAGRQSGECISDTPIAVGISSALMTISTSEQQTASSAPTCVHTGIPVSLPTCTAITEMSKDKDILMSSDLDQDVTVCEDTISAVIAPPAFSSLPLCSDVISRSHADNALVCSSGVLQTSSSVPATRKDSSSRNSKACMPAKTPLSPFYRHAGSQVLVQSADEESASRFLNIDESSTSRAGSEPGQQHRSIVSSSITLAALDSYTINPSIANCCEVEKSCMKNTVEFTEQGERVGSSNQRDEDMGLNGVVDRRLEESLALPLVQREDSVSRTVENVACDRRNHVETKEQEGHSRGDENSIQVMEENLDVGANIEVDESGNATACGDTVSGPMEEVLLEKVQTSLKGGHSRSRERSPKRKKKPPKKRSESVPHVNDGQGSAVTGAHQDHAEPYALDRIINNPQLVERLADNINRSLYLEVHNVHHQAETRETHADISPSSEEREAQDPDPGSRENSLEEFLNTGHKNMPEEAVNDIIRMTRSDPIFQSLFELFNTDREEYIEREFGSRHATSSMQDGQDKRHTSPSFMPLPHTSCPSQSKPDASYSSAGHKLLASSQQQEGQMRVDVIENQNTRELIHMTQLQSNQLRLSDQEKSFSTASETRKHLRMLFQSTCMDEIPVASTSSNHSKDTVSKNTNSLSENQMADHHAEKGDLNLCDPQILRLAAIRDNLEKKDSSSTVTGHQKESQSSREIIVHATSEILNSSGTSRLLSDSCEIDIQGEVSLLGPDAVSQHGGNIEVAETEQQKSLNMQLCWHAKETTDIVTASQNRGVSSKQGVSVAADLQKSHVSHGVWSSPAKSAVLPERFACVLMHSNSASSLSAVGDNDGSPSSHHYCDVAGANVLPGVESGVHCMLDSERSRRSEHGGKGSAPELAISKEIHPKSYSFSNSEKICIDHSPQGNSSAGCNSTETLGLLRLKKALQADKCQQELQAEKTLENMAHLSKSPLVHPLAAGMHRSCVSLLVRDQPNACDTDRQSPSQNLSESVDGSPPSLNTVTVRSVHIHTPESSQPAFQHVAFSTTDSCGDKIPDVNEEAERTKNSISSRTDTPNFSCTRQQNQTSVQNEGEAAQQPVSSPWLVQHQNVSLEMSLQKKVRSRNTAFHVSLLCLHLLVLMKVLLLLILLKLLWLRVIYLFSC, from the exons ATGAATAGTAATAAGGAGAGCACACGTTATTTTCTTCCATCAGAAATAGCCAGGCTTGTACTGG GTTAtctaaaggaagaaaattacATGAAGACATATAGAATATTCCTGAAAGAGTGTAACCACTTGAGGGAATATGAGGCACTGTTGCGAAGTGGAGCAGAGTATCCCACAGCTATCATGGGCTTGACTTTATTGATGATGCTTCAGGAATATGCTCAGCTTAAATTGAATG CTGTCCATGCAGAACATAGCTCAGTAGCTGTCTCAGCCCTGTGGAATCAGCTGGAGTCTGTTGTCACTActctgaaaaaacaaacaagctcaTGTCAGTTTAGATTGGCAGGTGGTGAAACACAGTCAACACGCACCTCACGCCTTCTTAAACAAGCAAGAAGACAAATAAATGGCACAGTTCCATGTTCATCCATAGTAAGGACATCATCTTTCAGTAATTTCAACACCTCCAGACTTGATAGTACAGGTTCTGGTTCTAATGGGGACATAGTGTCAGTTCTAGATAGAGACACAAATGGGATACCAGATGAGGCAGACGATGAAATAAGAATGGACTATCAAGTTACTTCTCCCAGGAGACTAGCTTCTGCTTCCCATCAGGGTTTTGCAACAGAAAGTCAACAAACAGGACATGCCCTGCATCATCCATTGGGGAGCAGAGTGAACATACTTAGTCCTGCTGCTAGTTCTTCTGTTTTGATAGCTGGCAATACCACATTAACAGTGAGTAGAACCACCATATCCAACACCTATACAACCAGTTCCACTGGTGCAAGCATTGTGTCTGTCAGTGCTGGTAGACAGTCTGGTGAGTGCATCTCTGATACACCTATTGCGGTAGGTATATCCAGTGCGTTGATGACTATATCCACGTCTGAGCAGCAGACTGCTTCTTCTGCTCCTACATGTGTACACACTGGCATTCCTGTCAGTTTACCAACATGTACAGCTATCACAGAAATGTCTAAGgataaagatattttgatgtcatctgATCTTGACCAGGATGTAACTGTTTGTGAAGACACCATCTCTGCAGTCATAGCACCACCAGCTTTTTCTTCCTTGCCTTTGTGCAGTGACGTCATCTCTCGCTCCCATGCAGACAATGCGTTAGTGTGTTCTTCAGGTGTCCTGCAGACTTCATCTTCTGTTCCAGCGACAAGAAAAGATTCTTCTTCTAGGAACAGTAAAGCATGCATGCCAGCAAAAACTCCTCTGTCACCATTCTACAGACATGCTGGAAGTCAGGTTCTTGTGCAATCTGCTGATGAAGAATCAGCATCTAGGTTTCTAAATATAGATGAGTCCTCTACTAGTAGGGCTGGTTCTGAGCCTGGTCAACAACATAGAAGTATTGTGTCCTCATCAATCACACTTGCTGCATTAGATTCGTACACCATCAACCCATCTATAGCAAACTGTTGTGAAGTGGAAAAAAGTTGCATGAAAAACACAGTGGAGTTTACAGAACAGGGCGAGAGGGTTGGGTCTTCAAACCAACGAGATGAAGACATGGGATTGAATGGGGTAGTAGACAGAAGACTAGAAGAGAGCTTAGCATTACCCCTAGTGCAGAGGGAGGATAGTGTGTCAAGGACTGTTGAAAATGTTGCTTGTGACAGGAGGAACCATGTTGAGACTAAGGAACAGGAGGGTCATTCAAGAGGAGATGAAAATAGTATACAAGTGATGGAAGAGAACCTGGATGTAGGTGCTAATATAGAGGTGGATGAATCTGGCAATGCAACAGCATGTGGGGATACTGTATCAG GTCCCATGGAGGAAGTGCTTTTGGAGAAAGTTCAGACATCTTTGAAGGGGGGTCACAGTAGATCAAGGGAGAGGTCACCCAAGCGAAAGAA aaaACCACCCAAAAAAAGGAGTGAATCTGTACCCCATGTGAATGATGGTCAAGGAAGCGCTGTGACAGGAGCCCATCAGGATCATGCAGAGCCT TATGCCCTGGACAGGATTATCAATAATCCACAGCTTGTGGAGAGACTGGCTGACAACATCAACCGGTCTCTTTATTTGGAGGTCCACAATGTCCACCATCAGGCTGAAACAAGGGAAACACAtgcagacatcagtccatcttCTGAAGAGAGAGAAGCTCAAGATCCAGATCCTGGCTCAAGAGAAAACAGTCTTGAGGAATTTTTAAACACA GGTCACAAGAACATGCCAGAGGAAGCTGTTAATGATATCATCAGGATGACACGAAGTGACCCAATCTTCCAGTCTCTTTTTGAACTTTTCAATACAG ACAGGGAGGAATATATCGAACGTGAGTTTGGCAGCAGACATGCTACAAGTTCTATGCAGGATGGCCAAGATAAGAGACATA CTTCTCCATCATTCATGCCGCTTCCTCATACATCTTGCCCATCTCAGTCCAAGCCTGATGCTTCATACTCATCAGCAGGTCACAAACTGTTGGCCTCTTCTCAACAGCAAGAAGGACAGATGAGAGTAGATGTCATTGAAAATCAGAACACCAGAGAACTCATTCACATGACGCAACTACAGTCAAATCAGCTGAGGCTCTCTGACCAAGAAAAGTCATTCTCTACTGCGTCTGAAACTCGGAAACACTTGAGGATGTTGTTTCAGTCAACATGCATGGATGAGATTCCTGTGGCTTCCACATCTTCAAACCATTCCAAAGATACAGTTAGTAAGAACACAAATAGCTTATCAGAAAACCAGATGGCAGATCATCATGCTGAGAAAGGTGACCTAAACCTATGTGATCCACAAATTCTGAGATTAGCTGCAATCAGAGACAActtagaaaagaaagacagtagCAGTACTGTGACAGGCCATCAGAAAGAATCACAAAGTAGCAGAGAGATAATAGTTCATGCAACGAGTGAAATTTTAAATTCATCAGGTACTTCCAGGTTACTGTCAGACTCTTGTGAAATTGACATTCAAGGTGAAGTGAGTCTTTTAGGTCCTGATGCAGTTTCACAACATGGGGGCAATATTGAAGTTGCTGAAACTGAGCAGCAGAAATCTCTAAACATGCAACTTTGTTGGCATGCTAAAGAAACCACAGATATAGTAACTGCTAGTCAGAATAGAGGAGTGTCTTCAAAGCAAGGTGTGTCAGTTGCTGCAGATTTACAAAAATCGCATGTGTCCCATGGAGTCTGGTCATCACCTGCAAAATCAGCTGTGTTGCCAGAGCGGTTTGCATGTGTCTTAATGCATAGCAACTCTGCATCAAGCCTGTCAGCTGTAGGTGATAATGATGGTTCACCCTCCAGCCATCATTACTGTGATGTTGCAGGCGCCAATGTTTTGCCAGGTGTTGAGTCAGGTGTCCATTGTATGCTGGACAGTGAGAGGAGCAGAAGAAGTGAGCATGGAGGAAAAGGTTCAGCACCAGAACTAGCCATTTCTAAAGAGATTCATCCTAAAAGTTACAGTTTTTCCAACTCCGAAAAAATCTGCATAGATCATTCCCCTCAAGGTAATTCTTCAGCAGGATGTAACTCAACTGAGACTCTCGGTTTGTTGCGGCTAAAAAAAGCATTGCAGGCAGATAAATGTCAGCAGGAACTGCAAGCTGAGAAGACTCTAGAGAATATGGCTCACCTGTCAAAATCTCCACTTGTTCATCCTTTGGCTGCTGGGATGCATAGATCTTGTGTTTCACTGCTTGTCAGAGACCAGCCAAATGCCTGTGACACAGATAGACAGTCTCCATCTCAAAACTTATCGGAGTCAGTGGATGGCAGCCCACCAAGCTTAAACACTGTCACTGTTAGAAGTGTCCACATACATACACCAGAAAGCTCTCAGCCAGCTTTTCAACATGTGGCGTTTAGTACCACAGATTCTTGTGGCGATAAAATACCAGATGTAAATGAGGAAGCTGAAAGAACCAAAAACAGCATTTCATCTAGGACAGACACACCAAATTTTTCCTGCACACGGCAGCAAAATCAGACTTCAGTGCAAAATGAAGGGGAAGCAGCTCAGCAGCCAGTTTCAAGTCCTTGGCTTGTTCAACACCAAAATGTCTCTCTGGAAATGAGTCTTCAAAAAAAAGTCAGATCTCGGAACACTGCCTTTCACGTCAGTCTGTTGTGCCTTCATCTACTGGTTCTGATGAAGGTTCTGTTGCTGTTGATCCTGTTAAAACTGCTTTGGCTGAGAGTGATATATCTGTTCAGTTGTTAG
- the LOC112567117 gene encoding uncharacterized protein LOC112567117 isoform X2, with amino-acid sequence MGDWWETNRISHAVYNVQSRTLEGGGRTKEKAYRLHSFRPINTNRRRSMLTELPRQKSRSPRPSTPRTSRQQSSLQKLPKLLVKQGQSSSVVTGHADWHAGLYRRGNNNANRTTKLDNKRKVNAMFQEKTFNVSTPKTKLPNLSANEGSKSTLRELPIKAYCAQIVNSSFPSIKPKPQMRLMAESIKEDFKETQGIHEQTFSEKRRRSQKKIELMRYMYYKSEINRAIYLRCCMSIPNNRFIDEPVFMNETNNYDRIMNDPYYASSLIGGHIPKPEATPAFNSCRQPHNPLVSRDVCKKPSPETQPSKPKRRRSKGLQPQPAQDTVHLGATAKQPLPPLVGPTRTNPNYWSCKPQY; translated from the exons ATGGGCGACTGGTGGGAAACAAACCGCATTTCCCACGCAGTGTATAACGTTCAGTCTAGGACATTAGAAGGTGGTGgcaggacaaaagaaaaagcctACAGACTGCACAGTTTTAGACCGATCAACACAAATCGTAGACGGTCCATGTTGACGGAGCTTCCAAGACAGAAGTCACGGTCACCGAGACCTTCAACTCCTAGAACGTCGAGACAACAGTCTTCTTTGCAGAAG TTACCCAAGCTCCTGGTCAAACAAGGTCAAAGTAGCTCTGTTGTGACGGGACACGCGGATTGGCATGCCGGTCTTTATCGTAGAGGTAACAACAATGCGAATAGGACAa CAAAGCTGGATAACAAACGCAAGGTGAATGCGATGTTTCAAGAAAAGACCTTCAATGTATCTACTCCTAAGACAAAGTTG CCAAATTTGTCGGCGAATGAAGGTAGCAAGTCTACATTGCGAGAACTACCGATAAAAGCTTATTGCGCACAGATCGTGAACAGTTCCTTTCCTAGCATT AAGCCAAAGCCACAGATGCGCCTTATGGCTGAAAGTATAAAAGAGGATTTTAAGGAAACACAGGGG ATTCATGAACAGACGTTCTCAGAGAAAAGACGACGaagtcaaaagaaaatagaGTTGATGAGATACATGTACTACAAGTCTGAGATCAACCGTGCTATTTATTTGAGGTGTTGCATGTCTAT ACCAAATAACAGATTCATCGATGAACCTGTTTTTATGAACGAGACAAACAACTATGACAGA ATCATGAACGACCCATATTACGCGTCTTCCTTAATAGGAGGGCATATTCCCAAGCCAGAGGCCACTCCCGCTTTTAATTCCTGTCGCCAGCCTCACAACCCTTTGGTGAGTCGTGACGTGTGCAAAAAGCCCAGCCCAGAGACCCAACCCTCTAAGCCGAAAAGACGCCGAAG CAAAGGACTTCAACCTCAACCTGCGCAAGACACAGTTCACCTCGGAGCTACTGCCAAGCAGCCTCTCCCACCATTAGTGGGTCCTACAAGAACTAATCCGAACTATTGGTCATGTAAACCACAATACTAA
- the LOC112567117 gene encoding uncharacterized protein LOC112567117 isoform X3 — translation MGDWWETNRISHAVYNVQSRTLEGGGRTKEKAYRLHSFRPINTNRRRSMLTELPRQKSRSPRPSTPRTSRQQSSLQKQLPKLLVKQGQSSSVVTGHADWHAGLYRRGNNNANRTTKLDNKRKVNAMFQEKTFNVSTPKTKLPNLSANEGSKSTLRELPIKAYCAQIVNSSFPSIKPKPQMRLMAESIKEDFKETQGIHEQTFSEKRRRSQKKIELMRYMYYKSEINRAIYLRPNNRFIDEPVFMNETNNYDRIMNDPYYASSLIGGHIPKPEATPAFNSCRQPHNPLVSRDVCKKPSPETQPSKPKRRRSKGLQPQPAQDTVHLGATAKQPLPPLVGPTRTNPNYWSCKPQY, via the exons ATGGGCGACTGGTGGGAAACAAACCGCATTTCCCACGCAGTGTATAACGTTCAGTCTAGGACATTAGAAGGTGGTGgcaggacaaaagaaaaagcctACAGACTGCACAGTTTTAGACCGATCAACACAAATCGTAGACGGTCCATGTTGACGGAGCTTCCAAGACAGAAGTCACGGTCACCGAGACCTTCAACTCCTAGAACGTCGAGACAACAGTCTTCTTTGCAGAAG CAGTTACCCAAGCTCCTGGTCAAACAAGGTCAAAGTAGCTCTGTTGTGACGGGACACGCGGATTGGCATGCCGGTCTTTATCGTAGAGGTAACAACAATGCGAATAGGACAa CAAAGCTGGATAACAAACGCAAGGTGAATGCGATGTTTCAAGAAAAGACCTTCAATGTATCTACTCCTAAGACAAAGTTG CCAAATTTGTCGGCGAATGAAGGTAGCAAGTCTACATTGCGAGAACTACCGATAAAAGCTTATTGCGCACAGATCGTGAACAGTTCCTTTCCTAGCATT AAGCCAAAGCCACAGATGCGCCTTATGGCTGAAAGTATAAAAGAGGATTTTAAGGAAACACAGGGG ATTCATGAACAGACGTTCTCAGAGAAAAGACGACGaagtcaaaagaaaatagaGTTGATGAGATACATGTACTACAAGTCTGAGATCAACCGTGCTATTTATTTGAG ACCAAATAACAGATTCATCGATGAACCTGTTTTTATGAACGAGACAAACAACTATGACAGA ATCATGAACGACCCATATTACGCGTCTTCCTTAATAGGAGGGCATATTCCCAAGCCAGAGGCCACTCCCGCTTTTAATTCCTGTCGCCAGCCTCACAACCCTTTGGTGAGTCGTGACGTGTGCAAAAAGCCCAGCCCAGAGACCCAACCCTCTAAGCCGAAAAGACGCCGAAG CAAAGGACTTCAACCTCAACCTGCGCAAGACACAGTTCACCTCGGAGCTACTGCCAAGCAGCCTCTCCCACCATTAGTGGGTCCTACAAGAACTAATCCGAACTATTGGTCATGTAAACCACAATACTAA
- the LOC112566119 gene encoding peroxisomal targeting signal 2 receptor-like, with protein MPSFRTPGRHGYSVQFSPFFPHRLACASCQYYGIAGTGSLFVLDIAHDGINPVQVFEYSDGLFDVAWAENNEHLLVTAAGDGSIQVWDVMQPQVKLKIFKEHAKEVNAVSWSQTRNENLFLSASWDSLIKVWDLTQSQSLITLTGHVNNVYSAVWSPRVPGVISSASGDKTLRVWDLRKSKESVAVIQAHGEEILTCDWCKYDQHQIFSGSVDGTIRGWDTRSYQLPFCELRGHQYAVRRIKTSPFVPTSLASSSYDFTVRTWDITKQKQMEVIEHHTEFVYGLDFNNHLPGQMADCAWDGIIQVYQPQSCTPLAS; from the exons ATGCCCAGTTTCCGAACACCAGGAAGACATGGATATTCGGTtcagttttctcctttctttccgCACAGACTTGCTTGTGCATCTTGCCAGTATTATGGTATAGCAG GAACTGGTTCACTGTTTGTGCTTGACATAGCACATGATGGAATAAACCCAGTGCAAGTATTTGAATACAGTGATGGCCTTTTTGACGTGGCATGGgcagaaaataatgaacatCTTCTTGTAACAGCAGCTGGTGATGGATCTATACAAGTGTGGGATGTTATGCAGCCTCAGGTCAAAC taaaaatatttaaagaacatGCAAAAGAG GTGAATGCAGTTAGCTGGAGTCAAACAAGAAATGAGAACCTGTTTTTATCAGCGTCTTGGGATTCTTTAATAAAAGTG tGGGATTTAACTCAAAGCCAGTCACTGATAACACTAACAGGTCATGTCAACAATGTGTATAGTGCTGTGTGGTCACCACGAGTGCCTGGAGTTATTTCTTCTGCTTCAG GAGATAAAACATTGAGAGTGTGGGACTtgagaaaaagtaaagagagtGTTGCTGTGATCCAAGCGCATGGAGAGGAAATTCTCACCTGTGACTGGTGCAAATATGACCAG CATCAGATTTTCTCTGGAAGTGTTGATGGAACGATTCGTGGATGGGACACTCGATCATATCAGCTTCCATTCTGTGAACTTAGAGGTCATCAGTATGCAGTCAGAAGAATAAAG ACATCACCATTTGTGCCCACATCTCTGGCCTCTTCTTCTTATGATTTTACAGTAAG AACATGGGACATTACTAAGCAAAAACAGATGGAAGTTATTGAACATCATACAGAGTTTGTCTATGGATTAGATTTCAATAACCATCTTCCAGGGCAG atgGCTGACTGTGCTTGGGATGGGATCATTCAGGTTTATCAGCCACAATCTTGTACACCATTAGCTTcctga
- the LOC112567171 gene encoding uncharacterized protein LOC112567171, whose translation MVVRYRTCFRQGSTVATTRLRLTVADTQGPVQSIQSRGFREIVMSSTNISTVPGHKISTVKKQPKHTPKISQVAMFGVQELERAFPKLLTMPELQFMSTTITQDFADPVKILQRDNLPKKRQSQQTMEKVTKMRDLSLINRATFLRQMRKLSIEEEKHIVNKKILFDMISDYPYYAGPSTIHHTHEPYQPDSSQAQGHFFSLLFPAAQHRRCLGKPHPKLKAEKITQAKKK comes from the exons ATGGTTGTTCGCTACCGAACCTGTTTCCGGCAAGGGTCGACTGTAGCGACAACGAGGCTGCGCCTGACG GTTGCAGACACCCAAGGTCCGGTCCAGTCAATACAGAGCAGAGGTTTCAGAGAGATCGTCATGTCGTCCACAAACATATCCACTGTCCCTGGACATAAG ATTTCTACGGTTAAGAAGCAGCCGAAGCATACACCAAAAATCTCGCAGGTCGCAATGTTTGGTGTACAAGAATTGGAGCGAGCGTTTCCTAAACTT cTAACGATGCCTGAATTGCAGTTTATGTCTACCACTATAACACAAGATTTTGCAGACCCAGTCAAG ATTCTCCAAAGAGACAACCTTCCGAAGAAGCGTCAAAGTCAGCAGACGATGGAGAAAGTGACCAAGATGCGTGACCTGTCTCTAATCAACCGTGCCACCTTTTTGAG GCAAATGAGGAAATTAAGCATTGAAGAAGAGAAACATATAGTGAACAAGAAAATCCTTTTTGATATG ATCTCAGACTACCCGTACTACGCTGGACCCTCGACCATTCATCACACTCATGAACCTTACCAACCTGACAGTTCCCAAGCACAAGGGCACTTCTTCTCCCTACTCTTTCCTGCAGCCCAACATCGCCGTTGCCTCGGCAAGCCTCACCCAAAACTCAAAGCCGAGAAGATCACGCAA GCTAAGAAAAAGTAG